The nucleotide sequence AATGCATTTCAAGTATCATGTTCCTGGAGCTTGTAAGGCAGTGTGAGTAACTTTACTTCTTGTAATTCTAATGTAGTGCTGATTTTTTGTCATATAAATTATGTTGCTGCTATGTTCTGTTTTATTGCTTCCAGGAACATGGAAATGCACGAAAATAGTTTCATCAATGCTTTTGTTGTTTTGACAAGTCTTTTACATATTTCTTTTAAGTTGATTGAGTCCTAAACCAATGATGAGTGCATGGTAGAACAATTATCAGTGTTATGGTTTCAGAAACTCGATATTGATTATGCATCCTACATTAGCAGGCATGCTGCTCATCATATGTTTTCTGCCATATGATACCACTATGTATCATTTTCTAGGGTTGTGAATTAGCTAGCAGAGTTGGCAACTGATTCATATGTGCCTAATATCTATCAGAGTTActaaatccgttccaaattataagatgttttagcttttctagatacattgtattgtttttactatgtatctagacatagtgtatatctatatGCATAGCAAATGCAACGTATctcgaaaagccaaaacatcttataatttgggacggagggagtagttaacAAGACTTTCGTAAGTCTATTTCAAAATTTAACAGTGTTATAATTAGTTAAATTCTTTTTTAGGCCTCGCAATTTGTTTAAGCCATGCATTCACATACTGATTTTGTTATCGATATAGCTAGTATGCTGAGCAGCACATGTTTTATGCTAGACAACTATTTGTGTCCTCCTATTTCCATCCAAAAAGTGTCACTGCAATTGAAAGTTTAGTGTATAGAAGTGCCGAGTTTTGTACTGTGATGCAACTATGCCTAAGGATCTTGATCAATGGTTACAAGCTATAGGGTAGCATTAGAGAAATAGTAAGTGGTTGAAATCTCATCAGTAACCCACAAGCTGTGAGAAGCCTCAATAGTAATCCGCAATCACCATTCACTAATCACTATTGTGTAGTCTGTTTGAAGTGGTTGAGATTTGGCTGTTGTAGGTTGCTGCGAACAACATATTTATGTTGAGCACGCAAGAATAGTATTATGCACCATTTAGTTGCTTCAAATTTGCTACCTCAACATTCAATTGAATTACATTGGGAGACAAGTGCCTTGGGATTAGCAACTCGACATAAAAACAAATTGCAAGAGATGGGGCTGAAGTTGGACCATCTTAAAATCTGCTCACACGATTAGGCCACAAAATACAATAGGAAGTAAAATCGACCTTGCCTATGGCTGTCTTCTTTTTGGAACATTTGTTTTTGTTGCTGCCATCTCATGATACATGATGTGGACTCAATTGAATTCCATGTGAATTAAAATCTGCTCCCTTTTCATGTGTGCAGTGGTGCTGCTTTGTTGGTTGAAGCTGCAAATATGGGTGATCCAGATGCACAGTATGAACTTGGATGTCGACTAAGAATTGAGGTTTTCACAGTTCATACCCCCTGTCCCTTCCGCTCATTGGGTTCAATCACCTAGTTTTTTGTTAGGCAATGGCCATTTGATATTCATGGAATTTGTGTTCATTTTAATGGATGTTTTTTCTCTGTTGCTCTTGTAGAATGACTATGTTCAGTCAGATCAACAGGCTTTCCATTACATTGAGCAAGCTGTTGATCAGGTATGCAGTATGCTGCTTACCTGAATGCTGATCCTGTGCTTTCTGACATGCCATTTGTCAGGACTATTTTATTTTGACCTGAGTCCTTGATTGCAGCTGCACCCTGGCGCTTTATATCTTCTCGGTGCTGTATATCTAACTGGGGACTGTGTTAAGAGAGATATAGCTTCCGCGTTGTGGTGTTTTCATAGAGCTTCAGAAAAGGTGTCAATTTTTTCCAACAAAACTAAATAATTGATAGTATGATATGAATTACATGCTCAAAGTTCAGTTTCTCGTATACATAACTTGATTGTGGTTTGTGTTCTGAGACTTGAACTCTGACCATCACCAGGGACATGCTGGTGCTGCTGTCGCATATGGATCCTTGCTTCTTAAAGGTTTGTGAGATAACTATAGAGTCTgggtaacttagttaccattatTGTATCATTGATTGTGGAATATTGGTTATTTTTGGCATTCTAAAGCATGTAACATCTTATTACAAATTAATTATTCGTTCCACCTAACATTGCAATTGTTTTCAGGTGTTGAAATACCTGAAGTGATTACGAGATTCAACTCAGGCAAGAGTCCATCAACTGGGAAAATGAGGAAAAGGAACCTGCAGCAGGATCCAATAAAGCTAGCTAAAGAACAGTTTCAAATTGCAGCTGAGGCAGGCTGTGATCTCGGTTTGCGGTGGTTGAAGAGGCTTGAAGATTATGAAAACCAAGAAGAAAAGCTAAAGCAGATCCAGCATTGACATCCACTGAAAGAATCTCATTGCATTTTTCGCATCCAAGTATAGTATATGGCAGCACGGTTGTTGCACACAGGTATTACCAATAAATTTTTTCCCCGTCTTTCACTATGTAGGAGGCCGTTTGATTCTAGGATGTTCCTGAAATTGCAGGGAACTCATACTGAAATTTTTATCTTTAGGCTAACTGGTTGGACTGTAGGTGCTTGAATGTTCGCTTTTTGTGATGTATTAGCGTGGAAATTACTGGAAACTAAGATTGCGAAAATTCTTCAGTTGTTTTCTCCCCTGTAATAATTTCCTGTCCTAATCTGTATGTCGATGGCACTTTTTTTTTAAGCTGTATATTCATGAGGTGCCCTTTCAAGTGGATACATTTGGAAAACGAAAATGTTTGCGCATTATGACAATCTTCGAGTGGCAATTGCTCGTTCTCATCTGCCCCAAAAGAATGTCATTCTAGCTTCAAACCACCTGATATTTGACtaagtttattaaaaaaaaaggaaTGATATTTATAATATTAACTAAGTGTTATTACAttcatcatgaaatatattttcatagtataggTTTTGGAATtacatttttggtgattgagggAGTGTGAATAGTGGCTTTGACGCTAAAAAAATGCTACTCAATCAAGCGGGTGGTAAATTGTTACTTCAGATACAACTATCTCCAAGAGTGTTCATATTTAACTTCCTATTGTAAAAAAAAGGTTTATACCAAAAGAAACTCCAACAATAATCTTATTCTTATCCAACGCCCCAAATTTAGTGGCACCCTAAATTATCCTCCTTCCATCTCAAATGTGTTTTCCTGCCCACGGGGAAAAAAAAAAGGTTGGCGACCGGGTGGATTTCATGATTTTGTGTTTATGGTGAAAAAAAATAATGCTCATGAACAAGAACAACTATGACTATGTATGCTATCATGTGTCACTGCAACTTGATGCGACTACGTGGTAGTGCAATACAATAGTGTGGTACTCAACTGTGGAAGAAATATTCAAAGAATACACGGTTGGAACTTgtcacaaaaaaaaagaatacacGGTTGGTGAATCGGACAAGCTAGCGCCCGAATGTTCGACCCTAGGCCCCGTCCGGACGCTGCTCCCCGCGCCCTACGCCTGCTATGTGTCGCACGCCCCGCTCATTCGGGTTCTGCGCCACTCGAACGACTCGTGCCCCACTCAGGTCGCTCGCCCCCCACGCCGCCCGCTGCTCCCCACGCCCCGTGCCTGCTCCATGCCGCACGCCCCACTCGCTCGGGTTCTGCGCCACTCGAACGACTTGTGCCCCACCCACGCCGCGCGCCCCACGCAGGCCTACTACACCCGAGGCGAGgagagagatgcaacacccgatctacttttgaaacatccaaatgaaacatttgcaacatgcgttcaaaacagttgaaacacttgcatcatacgtctgaaacacttgtaaaaacacatgaaaacgCTTGAAAGTaattgcaaaatatatgcaacatctagataaagcaCATGCATCACATgtgtgaaacacatgcaacatccaaataaacacacttgcaacatgtctaAAAAACagacgtttgcaacataagtgtacaaccattgcaacatatgcaacatccacatgaaatacttgcaacatacctctgaaataactgaaacacttgaaacatacgcttgcaatatgAAGCGTGACACTATAGTGGGCGGTGACCACTTTGTCAAGCAAGCCTCGAGGCAGCCGAGCAGGAGGTAGGGGCAAATGAGGGCTGGGGTGCGGTCACGGAGGAGAGCATGAAGTCCTTCACATGCCCTGCCTACCAAAGCGGTGCGTCCCGGATCCTGGACCAAGTGCCGGCGCTGGTGCAATGGCGGGGCCCGGCGCCATGGCGTCCCACACGGGAAGCACCGGCGGGGGCACCCAGCAGTGCGCGTGGGTCCAGGGACAGGGCCGGGCTTCCTTGGGAGGTGGTGTGTGCGCCGTTCACCTCGGGGGCACCCGTCGGGAGCGCCACAGAGATCGACGCTAGGCTGCGGCGGTGGTTGAAGGCCTCGTGCACGGAGCGTGGGGCTAGGAGGCGGTCGACGCCGTGGACTCGGGGAAAGTGGGATTCGACCGGATCTGGTAAAAGAGCCAGCTTGCAGAGTGGGATATTTTTTTACCTAAGTATCTAATGGAAGTATACAATACATGGACACTGTGAGACCCCGTTGCGTCTGGCGTCTGGATGCGGGACATACGCCCGCGGTGGAGTATCGTTGGCGAATTGAGGTTTGGATGAGAAAAGATTGGAGCTCGGTTTGCCTTTACCACGGTAATTCCGTAAATGATAACTGTGAAAGCATATCCTTCTATCCACGGTAATTACCAACCCATGCTGACCCTATATTTGACTCGAGAGCGGAGACAAGAGAGTGATCCAGTGCGTGGTAGTTTTCCGCGGAGAAAGAATGCAtgaagcctgttcgcttgctcgtaaacgatcgtaaatttttagccagcaacaatatttttctctcacactaaatcagtcagccgtaaataatccacgatcgtttacggcctcccgaacacgCCGATGA is from Miscanthus floridulus cultivar M001 chromosome 7, ASM1932011v1, whole genome shotgun sequence and encodes:
- the LOC136463000 gene encoding uncharacterized protein, with the translated sequence MLAASARRLSAAASSSSSSMRASQLAAALNPQRWMHDRNKKAMELVAKGWSALQEVDRVIDYADRNDKRLIPLLRGAKENFELALEIDNDNTHARYWLGKMHFKYHVPGACKAVGAALLVEAANMGDPDAQYELGCRLRIENDYVQSDQQAFHYIEQAVDQLHPGALYLLGAVYLTGDCVKRDIASALWCFHRASEKGHAGAAVAYGSLLLKGVEIPEVITRFNSGKSPSTGKMRKRNLQQDPIKLAKEQFQIAAEAGCDLGLRWLKRLEDYENQEEKLKQIQH